In Populus nigra chromosome 1, ddPopNigr1.1, whole genome shotgun sequence, one genomic interval encodes:
- the LOC133684882 gene encoding kinetochore protein NDC80 homolog: MRGASHRRPTNSFNPQPTPDHHRHQYATNTSRDSDASFASSRPSSIGVGRTADPYTEKAHQASAIRAINAYLSSHSSKLLPPNSTPSGKDITETLKYLLHQLDYESTKLEDDLASILKSLNCPFKFNKSTLRAPNTPHNWPSYVAIIHWLVQLAMYREDLAAKTGSLVENNSMFMYALDSYLNYIRGNDDSVLELDNEFMGKLGKERESVLENVRVLEASLKETEAKAEALRAGPTERERLEKERSVLEEDVKKFHAMIGEFTQGIEVLEKGLEEKRKEMETKVEEKKKLDEENDELKKRVEEQSFNPRDAERMKRELQVVDRDIVEAEASRNAWEEKMWDLDATIAHKFKEIEALAMECNQATRRLKLGNGYQYVPNANGSTAAEIMGLDYKTTIKPGLESFAAAVKGSSMAKLEELILLQKQSSELAAKIEGKRNRTSTLQSHIDEMEAQLNLSRKETEDSTSRCAAEAKKLVEDVQIEAHNLDVLEREAAEILKAAEQKLQEAIKTSEEEIQMQAVELLALVDSVSKCKEQIESKISESKMKLSETVVAVSNAYKGSLSAQFGINLDINH, from the exons ATGAGAGGCGCAAGTCATCGCCGCCCAACAAACTCTTTCAACCCACAGCCGACGCCCGATCACCACCGCCATCAATACGCCACCAACACCTCCCGCGACTCCGATGCCAGTTTCGCCAGCAGTCGCCCATCATCCATCGGCGTTGGACGCACCGCCGACCCATATACTGAGAAGGCCCACCAGGCCTCCGCGATTCGCGCAATCAACGCTTACCTCTCCTCGCACTCCTCCAAACTCTTGCCACCTAACTCAACCCCCTCCGGTAAAGATATCACCGAAACCCTAAAATACCTCCTCCACCAACTCGATTACGAATCGACGAAACTTGAGGATGATCTAGCTTCCATCTTGAAATCCCTCAATTGCCCCTTCAAATTCAACAAATCTACACTCCGTGCCCCCAATACTCCTCACAATTGGCCTTCCTATGTAGCCATAATCCACTGGCTAGTCCAGCTTGCGATGTATAGAGAGGATTTGGCGGCCAAGACGGGATCTTTGGTCGAAAACAACAGCATGTTTATGTATGCTTTGGATAGTTACCTGAATTATATTCGCGGCAATGATGATTCGGTGTTGGAATTGGATAACGAATTTATGGGGAAGCTAGGGAAAGAGAGGGAGTCCGTGTTGgaaaatgttagggttttggaaGCGAGTCTGAAAGAAACTGAGGCAAAAGCGGAGGCATTGAGAGCAGGGCCTACAGAAAGGGAGAGGTTGGAGAAGGAGAGGAGTGTTTTGGAGGAGGATGTGAAGAAGTTCCATGCTATGATTGGAGAGTTCACTCAGGGGATCGAGGTGTTGGAGAAAGGGttggaggagaaaaggaaggaaatggAGACAAAAGTGGAGGAGAAAAAGAAGCTCGATGAGGAGAATGATGAGTTGAAGAAGAGGGTGGAGGAGCAGAGTTTTAATCCGAGGGATGCTGAGAGGATGAAGAGGGAGTTGCAGGTAGTGGATAGAGATATTGTGGAGGCTGAGGCTTCAAGGAATGCTTGGGAGGAGAAGATGTGGGATCTTGATGCTACAATTGCACATAAGTTTAAGGAGATTGAGGCACTTGCTATGGAGTGTAACCAGGCTActaggag GTTAAAGCTTGGAAATGGCTATCAATATGTGCCTAATGCCAATGGGTCCACAGCTGCTGAGATCATGGGGCTTGACTACAAAACCACAATTAAGCCTGGGCTTGAATCCTTTGCTGCTGCTGTAAAGGGAAGTTCTATGGCAAAACTGGAAGAGTTGATTTTGCTTCAAAAACAGTCATCAGAATTAGCTGCTAAGATTGAGGGAAAAAGAAATCGTACCTCCACACTTCAATCGCATATTGATGAA ATGGAAGCTCAGTTGAACTTGTCAAGGAAAGAAACAGAAGACAGCACTTCTAGATGTGCAGCTGAAGCTAAAAAGCTCGTAGAGGATGTTCAGATAGAGGCTCATAACCTGGATGTTTTGGAAAGAGAAGCAGCAGAAATTTTAAAG GCTGCCGAACAAAAGTTGCAGGAGGCAATCAAAACAAGTGAAGAAGAAATTCAGATGCAGGCCGTTGAACTTCTTGCTCTGGTTGATTCAGTGTCAAAATGCAAAGAACAAATCGAGTCCAAAATCTCAGAGTCGAAAATGAAGTTATCTGAAACCGTGGTTGCTGTATCAAATGCTTACAAGGGTTCCTTATCAGCACAATTTGGTATCAATCTTGATATCAACCattaa